One Micromonospora eburnea genomic region harbors:
- a CDS encoding acyl-CoA synthetase, with protein MVLLTALAQAPDERPDAIRVAGRSMSGTHLWESASAVADRIRGMDRIAVVATATLETVVGVVGALLAGVTVVPVPPDAGPMERGHILRDSAAEAMLAPDAVAADTDNLPVVPVSLRTRSASRHPEPADDRPALILYTSGTTGLPKGALLSRRAIAACLDGLADAWCWTPDDLLVHGLPLFHVHGLVLGVLGPLRLGGRLDHVGRPRPERYAAAGGTLLFGVPTVWSRVCADPSAARALRGARLLVSGSAALPVAVFDGLHALTGQRVRERYGMTETLITVSARADRASVAGTVGWPLPDVETRLVDEHGAPVPADGNGMGELLVRGSTLFDGYLNRPDADAAVRMDDGWFRTGDIATVTADGRHRIVGRASVDLIKSGGYRIGAGEVEEALLAHPAVREAAVVGVPDRVLGQQVTAYVVADGATEPELVNFVARQLAVHKRPRRVHFLDALPRNALGKVQKSRLG; from the coding sequence ATGGTCCTGTTGACGGCACTGGCGCAGGCTCCGGACGAGCGCCCGGACGCGATCCGGGTCGCCGGACGGTCGATGTCCGGCACGCACCTGTGGGAGAGCGCGTCCGCGGTGGCCGACCGGATCCGTGGGATGGACCGGATCGCGGTGGTGGCGACCGCGACGCTGGAGACCGTGGTGGGCGTCGTCGGGGCGCTGCTGGCCGGCGTGACCGTGGTGCCGGTGCCCCCGGACGCGGGGCCGATGGAGCGTGGCCACATCCTGCGGGATTCCGCCGCGGAGGCGATGTTGGCACCGGACGCTGTCGCCGCAGATACCGACAACCTGCCGGTGGTGCCGGTGTCGCTGCGCACCCGGTCGGCGAGCCGCCATCCCGAGCCGGCGGACGACCGACCGGCGCTGATCCTCTACACCAGCGGGACGACCGGGCTCCCGAAGGGCGCTCTGCTGTCCCGCCGGGCGATCGCCGCCTGCCTTGACGGACTGGCCGACGCCTGGTGCTGGACGCCGGACGATCTGCTGGTGCACGGGCTGCCGCTGTTCCACGTACACGGTCTGGTCCTGGGTGTGCTGGGCCCGCTGCGGCTGGGCGGCCGGCTCGACCACGTCGGTCGTCCGCGACCGGAGCGGTACGCCGCCGCCGGCGGCACCCTGCTGTTCGGGGTGCCGACCGTCTGGTCCCGGGTCTGCGCCGATCCGTCCGCCGCCCGGGCGTTGCGGGGTGCCCGGTTGCTGGTGTCCGGCAGCGCGGCGCTGCCGGTGGCGGTCTTCGACGGGCTCCACGCGCTCACCGGGCAACGGGTGCGGGAACGCTACGGCATGACCGAGACGCTGATCACGGTGAGCGCGCGGGCGGACCGGGCATCCGTGGCCGGCACGGTGGGGTGGCCCCTGCCCGACGTGGAGACCCGGCTGGTCGACGAGCACGGCGCGCCGGTGCCCGCCGACGGGAACGGGATGGGCGAGTTGCTGGTGCGCGGGTCCACCCTGTTCGACGGCTATCTCAACCGGCCGGACGCCGACGCCGCGGTACGGATGGACGACGGCTGGTTCCGTACCGGTGACATCGCGACCGTCACGGCGGACGGCCGGCACCGGATCGTGGGGCGGGCCTCCGTCGATCTGATCAAGAGCGGGGGCTACCGGATCGGGGCCGGGGAGGTGGAGGAGGCGCTCCTGGCCCACCCGGCGGTACGCGAGGCGGCGGTCGTCGGCGTTCCCGATCGGGTACTCGGACAGCAGGTCACGGCGTACGTGGTGGCGGACGGAGCCACCGAGCCGGAGCTGGTCAATTTCGTGGCACGGCAGTTGGCCGTCCACAAGCGCCCCCGCCGGGTCCACTTCCTCGACGCGTTGCCGCGCAACGCGCTGGGCAAGGTGCAGAAGTCGCGGTTGGGCTGA
- a CDS encoding helix-turn-helix transcriptional regulator encodes MATRRACPAGAKISAWRPRLDGVVEVLHAHFTDHAYPMHAHGAWALLIVDEGGIRYDLDRHERGAFGDLVTLLPPHVPHNGVSTSARGFRKRVLYLAPDQLPDALVGASVDNSAFVDPPLRRAISRLHGTIWQPGEDLEAESHLAEITERLGARLGRPALPARLDRTPAHRLRDLLEDNVAAGVSLRDAARILHFHPAYLVRSFSREFGMSPHQYLISRRVDLARRLILAGEPLGSVAAASGFYDQPHLIRHFKRILGVSPKSFALDRSGRH; translated from the coding sequence GTGGCGACGAGGAGGGCTTGCCCCGCGGGCGCAAAGATCTCAGCGTGGCGGCCGCGTCTGGACGGCGTGGTGGAGGTGCTGCACGCCCACTTCACCGACCACGCCTATCCGATGCACGCGCACGGCGCCTGGGCGTTGCTTATCGTCGATGAGGGCGGGATCCGTTATGACCTCGACCGGCACGAGCGCGGTGCGTTCGGCGACCTGGTCACCCTGCTTCCCCCGCACGTGCCGCACAACGGCGTGTCGACCAGCGCGCGCGGCTTCCGCAAGCGGGTCCTCTACCTCGCCCCCGACCAACTGCCGGACGCGCTGGTCGGTGCCTCGGTCGACAACTCGGCCTTCGTCGATCCGCCGCTGCGTCGGGCCATCTCGCGGCTGCACGGCACGATCTGGCAGCCCGGCGAGGATCTGGAGGCGGAGAGCCACCTGGCGGAGATCACCGAGCGGCTGGGGGCCCGGCTCGGCCGCCCGGCCCTGCCGGCCCGGCTGGACCGCACTCCTGCGCACCGGCTGCGCGACCTGCTGGAGGACAACGTCGCCGCCGGGGTGTCGCTGCGGGATGCGGCGCGCATCCTGCACTTCCACCCGGCCTACCTGGTGCGCTCGTTCAGTCGCGAGTTCGGCATGTCCCCCCACCAGTACCTGATCTCCCGGCGCGTCGACCTGGCCCGCCGGCTCATCCTCGCCGGCGAACCGCTCGGGTCGGTCGCCGCTGCCAGCGGCTTCTACGATCAGCCACACCTGATCCGCCACTTCAAGCGGATCCTGGGCGTCAGCCCGAAGAGCTTCGCCCTCGACCGATCCGGGAGACACTAG
- a CDS encoding DUF2000 domain-containing protein, translating to MPTATEPVRFDTKIAVLLRDDLLTWQRLNITAFLVSGIGTAIPEVIGEPYEDASGVPYLSMFRQPVLVFEGGKELLRAAHGRALGRNLPVSVFTSDLFATNNDRDNRAAVRAVPTEQLDLVGMGVYGPRNSVDKVLKGAGMHG from the coding sequence ATGCCAACTGCGACCGAACCCGTGCGCTTCGACACCAAAATCGCCGTGCTGCTCCGCGACGACCTGCTCACCTGGCAGCGCCTGAACATCACGGCATTCCTGGTCAGCGGCATCGGGACGGCGATACCCGAGGTGATCGGCGAGCCCTACGAAGACGCGAGCGGCGTGCCGTACCTGTCGATGTTCCGCCAACCGGTGCTGGTCTTCGAGGGCGGCAAGGAACTGCTCCGGGCGGCGCACGGGCGGGCGCTCGGCCGTAACCTGCCGGTGTCGGTGTTCACCTCGGACCTGTTCGCCACGAACAACGACCGGGACAACCGGGCCGCCGTGCGGGCCGTCCCCACCGAGCAGCTCGATCTCGTCGGGATGGGCGTCTACGGGCCCCGCAACTCGGTCGACAAGGTGCTGAAGGGCGCCGGCATGCACGGCTGA
- a CDS encoding DUF1622 domain-containing protein, which translates to MPTREIAQRIGSLLDLAGVLVIAVGVLAATVVFVARWWRTRQFVDAYRPYRQGVGRVILLGLEFLVGGDIIRTVAASPTFASVGVLALIVLIRTFLSFSLEVELNGRWPWRGKDSVSGRGGR; encoded by the coding sequence GTGCCGACGAGGGAGATCGCCCAGCGGATCGGGAGCCTGTTGGACCTCGCCGGGGTGCTGGTCATCGCCGTCGGTGTCCTCGCCGCCACCGTGGTGTTCGTGGCCCGGTGGTGGCGTACCCGTCAATTCGTCGACGCCTACCGCCCCTACCGGCAGGGGGTCGGTCGAGTCATCCTGCTGGGCCTGGAGTTCCTGGTCGGCGGGGACATCATCCGTACGGTGGCGGCCTCGCCCACCTTCGCCAGCGTCGGCGTGCTGGCGCTGATCGTACTGATCCGTACCTTTCTGAGCTTCTCGCTCGAGGTGGAGCTCAACGGCCGCTGGCCGTGGCGGGGGAAGGACTCGGTGAGCGGTCGCGGCGGCCGATGA
- a CDS encoding TOBE domain-containing protein, with protein MTVFRIGEAAELLGVSADTVRRWIDGGRLPATRDEHGHRVVDGVDLAAFVRAPGHPELSSARNRLRGIVTAVVTDTVMAQVDIQAGPFRIVSLMSREAVDDLDLQVGSVAVAVIKSTTVVVERAPAARGRTSP; from the coding sequence GTGACGGTGTTTCGGATCGGTGAGGCCGCCGAACTGCTCGGGGTCAGCGCGGACACGGTCCGCCGCTGGATCGACGGGGGTCGGTTGCCGGCGACCCGTGACGAGCACGGCCACCGGGTCGTCGACGGGGTCGACCTGGCCGCGTTCGTCCGCGCTCCGGGGCACCCGGAGCTGTCCTCCGCCCGTAACCGGCTGCGCGGCATTGTCACCGCCGTTGTGACGGACACGGTGATGGCCCAGGTCGACATCCAGGCCGGGCCGTTCCGGATCGTGTCGCTGATGAGCCGCGAGGCCGTCGACGACCTCGATCTCCAGGTCGGCTCGGTGGCCGTCGCCGTGATCAAGTCGACCACCGTCGTGGTGGAACGCGCTCCCGCCGCGAGAGGAAGGACCAGCCCGTGA
- a CDS encoding 2-oxoacid:ferredoxin oxidoreductase subunit beta, producing the protein MSEPVALKLTAKDFKSDQEVRWCPGCGDYAILAAVQGFMPELNIPRENIVFISGIGCSSRFPYYMNTYGMHSIHGRAPAIATGLTVTRPDLSVWVVTGDGDALSIGGNHLIHALRRNVNLKILLFNNRIYGLTKGQYSPTSETGKITKSTPVGSADAPFNPLSLALGAEATFVARTIDSDRKHLQSVLRAAAQHQGSAFVEIYQNCNIFNDGAFDPLKEPATRDDHLIRLEHGQPITFGQNGEHCVVHPPGGFGLEVRDTATTPADQIVVHDTHVTDPAYAFALSRLPGPDLRNTPIGVFRSITRPTYDNLVQEQVTTAKAKTDETPEQQLAGLLASGDTWTIS; encoded by the coding sequence ATGTCTGAACCCGTCGCCCTGAAACTCACCGCGAAGGACTTCAAGTCCGACCAGGAAGTCCGCTGGTGCCCCGGCTGCGGCGACTACGCCATCCTCGCCGCCGTCCAGGGCTTCATGCCCGAACTGAACATCCCCCGCGAGAACATCGTGTTCATCTCCGGGATCGGCTGTTCCTCCCGATTCCCGTACTACATGAACACCTACGGGATGCACTCCATCCACGGCCGCGCCCCCGCGATCGCCACCGGCCTGACCGTCACCCGCCCCGACCTGTCCGTATGGGTCGTCACCGGCGACGGCGACGCCCTGTCCATCGGCGGTAACCACCTCATCCACGCCCTACGCCGTAACGTCAACCTGAAGATCCTGCTGTTCAACAACCGCATCTACGGCCTGACCAAGGGCCAGTACTCACCCACCTCCGAAACCGGGAAGATCACCAAATCAACCCCGGTCGGATCAGCCGACGCCCCGTTCAACCCGCTGTCGCTCGCACTCGGTGCCGAAGCCACCTTCGTCGCCCGCACCATCGACTCCGACCGCAAACACCTGCAATCAGTGCTCCGCGCCGCCGCGCAACACCAGGGCTCCGCGTTCGTCGAGATCTACCAGAACTGCAACATCTTCAACGACGGCGCTTTCGACCCCCTCAAAGAGCCCGCCACCCGCGACGACCATTTGATCCGCCTCGAACACGGCCAGCCGATCACGTTCGGCCAAAACGGCGAGCACTGCGTCGTCCACCCACCCGGCGGGTTCGGCCTCGAAGTCCGCGACACCGCCACCACCCCGGCCGACCAGATCGTCGTCCACGACACCCACGTCACCGACCCCGCCTACGCCTTCGCCCTGTCCCGCCTGCCCGGCCCCGACCTACGAAACACCCCCATCGGAGTGTTCCGCAGCATCACCCGCCCCACCTACGACAACCTCGTCCAGGAACAGGTCACCACCGCCAAAGCCAAAACCGACGAAACCCCAGAACAACAACTCGCCGGCCTCCTCGCCAGCGGCGACACCTGGACCATCAGCTGA
- a CDS encoding DUF1579 family protein: MISRRAAVPGRTRSRLRRGLALGATAVLGAMVIGAGAPSSAAPETFPNLDDDAFALSGSATAPPTQMRQLDFMLGNWKCTVTTQMHGQPPETGTTYVSVRKILGGHWYELRSLQMPTATNPQRLVGRQVYGWDPAAQQFTTYYYDDADGQGAGTAPQVTAGHAVFTGTYLFNGFRHIGRDDLYSPAPGKLYNDISVALESAPEELFPAGTSRCNRL; the protein is encoded by the coding sequence ATGATTTCTCGGAGAGCGGCGGTTCCCGGCCGTACCCGGTCGCGGCTGCGCCGTGGCCTGGCCCTCGGTGCGACGGCGGTGCTCGGCGCCATGGTGATCGGCGCCGGAGCGCCGAGCAGCGCGGCGCCGGAAACCTTCCCCAACCTCGACGACGACGCCTTCGCGCTCAGCGGTTCCGCCACCGCGCCGCCGACCCAGATGCGCCAGCTCGACTTCATGCTCGGCAACTGGAAGTGCACGGTGACCACCCAGATGCACGGCCAGCCGCCGGAGACCGGCACCACCTACGTCTCGGTGCGGAAGATCCTGGGCGGGCACTGGTACGAGCTGCGCTCGCTACAGATGCCGACCGCGACCAACCCGCAGCGCCTCGTCGGTCGGCAGGTCTATGGCTGGGACCCGGCGGCGCAGCAGTTCACCACCTACTACTACGACGACGCGGACGGTCAGGGCGCCGGCACGGCTCCGCAGGTGACGGCGGGCCACGCCGTGTTCACCGGCACCTACCTGTTCAACGGCTTCCGCCACATCGGTCGGGACGACCTCTACTCACCGGCCCCGGGCAAGCTCTACAACGACATCTCGGTGGCGTTGGAATCTGCTCCGGAGGAGCTGTTCCCGGCCGGCACCTCCCGCTGCAACCGGCTCTGA
- a CDS encoding acyl-CoA carboxylase subunit beta, whose protein sequence is MTVTITAPRTDEAVHADRRPGTRLGRLLDPGTVVPLHPADDSGVSAARGRINGFPVVAYCTDASRMGGALGAAGAQHIIDAIRLALWKHWPVVGLWHSGGAKLADGVESMDGVGRMFAMMTKASGRIPQISVVLGPAAGAAAYGPALTDLVIMSDAARVFVTGPNVVQSVTGEQVDMESLGGPAVHAQRSGVAHATTTSEAEAFARARRITELLARPGHVDLGLVADRRDLRALLPASSRRAYDVRPLVRHLLDEDGDAPPFEELQPGWARNMVIGLGRLAGRTVGVLANNPLRKGGCLDSQSAEKAARFVRMCDALGVPLVVLVDVPGYLPGVGQEWEGVVRRGAKLLHAFAEAEVPRVTLITRKSYGGAYIAMNSRSLGATAVFAWPEAEVAVMGAEAAVGVLHRRELAAAPPEQVDELRARLLEEHRRESGGVGRALALGVIDEVIDPADTRRRLAEALTAARHRRGRHGNIPL, encoded by the coding sequence ATGACGGTCACCATCACCGCACCCCGCACCGACGAGGCGGTCCACGCCGACCGGCGGCCCGGCACCCGTCTCGGACGCCTGTTGGACCCGGGCACCGTGGTGCCGCTGCACCCCGCCGACGACAGCGGCGTGAGCGCCGCCCGCGGCCGGATCAACGGCTTCCCGGTCGTCGCCTACTGCACGGACGCGAGCCGGATGGGCGGAGCGCTCGGCGCCGCCGGCGCGCAGCACATCATCGACGCGATCCGGCTCGCGCTGTGGAAACACTGGCCGGTCGTCGGCCTCTGGCACTCCGGCGGCGCGAAGCTGGCCGACGGCGTCGAGTCGATGGACGGCGTCGGACGGATGTTCGCCATGATGACCAAGGCGTCCGGGCGGATCCCGCAGATCTCGGTGGTCCTCGGGCCGGCGGCCGGCGCGGCCGCGTACGGTCCGGCGCTCACCGACCTCGTGATCATGTCGGACGCGGCGCGGGTCTTCGTCACCGGCCCGAACGTGGTGCAGAGCGTCACCGGTGAACAGGTCGACATGGAGTCTCTCGGTGGCCCGGCGGTGCACGCCCAGCGCTCCGGAGTGGCGCACGCGACGACCACATCGGAGGCGGAGGCGTTCGCCCGGGCCCGGCGGATCACCGAACTGCTCGCCCGGCCCGGTCACGTCGACCTGGGCCTGGTGGCCGACCGGCGGGATCTCCGGGCGCTGCTGCCGGCCTCCAGCCGGCGGGCCTACGACGTACGCCCGCTGGTGCGGCACCTCCTCGACGAGGACGGCGACGCGCCGCCGTTCGAGGAACTGCAACCGGGCTGGGCGCGGAACATGGTGATCGGGCTGGGTCGGCTCGCCGGGCGGACCGTCGGCGTGCTGGCCAACAACCCGCTGCGCAAGGGGGGATGCCTCGACTCGCAGAGCGCCGAGAAGGCGGCCCGCTTCGTCCGGATGTGCGACGCGCTCGGCGTACCCCTGGTGGTCCTGGTCGACGTGCCCGGCTATCTGCCCGGCGTCGGGCAGGAGTGGGAGGGGGTGGTGCGGCGGGGCGCCAAGCTGCTGCACGCCTTCGCCGAGGCCGAGGTGCCCCGGGTCACGCTGATCACCCGCAAGTCGTACGGCGGGGCGTACATCGCGATGAACTCCCGCTCGCTGGGCGCGACCGCGGTCTTCGCCTGGCCGGAAGCGGAGGTGGCGGTCATGGGCGCGGAGGCCGCGGTGGGTGTGCTGCACCGGCGGGAGCTGGCGGCGGCGCCGCCGGAGCAGGTCGACGAGCTGCGTGCCCGGCTGCTGGAGGAGCACCGCCGCGAGTCCGGCGGGGTGGGGCGGGCGCTCGCGCTCGGGGTGATCGACGAGGTGATCGACCCGGCGGACACCCGGCGGCGACTGGCCGAGGCGCTCACCGCCGCGCGGCATCGGCGGGGCCGGCACGGCAACATCCCGCTCTGA
- a CDS encoding DUF5988 family protein: MPNPTTADDDEGCRFANISRSMGAAMTSSSENVVENMIEAVLVGGPSDLPATVRTQRLPRDGEKVKIHHRGGYEHFERDGGSSTSSPSPVVFRWTTRTRVAE; the protein is encoded by the coding sequence GTGCCCAATCCCACAACCGCCGACGATGATGAAGGCTGTCGATTCGCAAACATTTCCCGCAGCATGGGGGCAGCGATGACCAGTTCGTCCGAAAACGTCGTCGAAAACATGATCGAGGCGGTTCTCGTCGGCGGACCGAGCGACCTGCCGGCGACCGTGCGGACCCAGCGGCTGCCGCGAGATGGCGAGAAGGTGAAGATTCACCACCGGGGCGGTTACGAGCACTTCGAACGGGACGGTGGCAGCTCGACGTCGTCGCCGAGCCCGGTGGTGTTCCGGTGGACCACCCGCACCCGCGTGGCCGAGTGA
- a CDS encoding 2-oxoacid:acceptor oxidoreductase subunit alpha: MTLAPSSRKQIRQLDRVVIRFAGDSGDGMQLTGDRFTSETAQLGNDISTLPNFPAEIRAPAGTLPGVSSFQVHFADYDILTPGDAPNVLVAMNPAALKANLADLPRGADIIVNTDEFTKRNLTKVGYTSSPLEDGSLDGYVLHPVALTSMTVGALAEHAVSKKDAERAKNMFALGLLSWMYSRPYASTLRFLERKFAARPELVAANVAAFRAGWNFGETTEDFSVRYEVAPARMLPGTYRNITGNQALSLGLVAAGVRSGLPVFLGAYPITPASDILHELSKHKRFGVVTMQAEDEIAAVGAALGASYGGSLGVTTTSGPGVALKSETISLAVALELPLVIVDVQRAGPSTGMPTKTEQADLNMALYGRHGEAPVAVIAPRSPADCFYAALEAARIALTYRTPVILLSDNYVANGSEPWLLPDVDSLPDLRVQFATTPNGEDGTTFLPYLRDPHTLARPWAVPGTAGLEHRIGGLEKADKTGDISYDPANHDFMVRTRAARIDTIPVPDVEVEDPDGDARVLVLGWGSTYGPIGAACRGLRQRGLPVAQAHLRHLAPLPGNLADVLAAYDRVVIPEMNLGQLAHVIRAKYLVDAIGYNQVRGLPFTAAELETMLEEVCKNV; the protein is encoded by the coding sequence ATGACCTTGGCGCCGAGCAGTCGCAAGCAGATCCGTCAGTTGGACCGGGTGGTGATCCGGTTTGCCGGTGACTCGGGTGATGGTATGCAGCTCACTGGTGATCGGTTCACGTCGGAGACGGCCCAGTTGGGTAATGATATTTCGACGTTGCCGAATTTCCCGGCGGAGATTCGGGCGCCTGCTGGGACGTTGCCGGGGGTGTCGAGTTTCCAGGTTCATTTCGCTGATTACGACATTTTGACGCCGGGGGACGCGCCGAATGTGTTGGTGGCGATGAATCCGGCGGCGTTGAAGGCGAATCTGGCGGATCTGCCGCGTGGTGCGGACATCATTGTGAACACGGATGAGTTCACGAAGCGGAATCTGACGAAGGTGGGTTACACGTCCTCGCCGTTGGAGGACGGTTCTCTGGACGGGTATGTGCTGCATCCGGTGGCGTTGACGTCGATGACGGTTGGTGCGCTGGCTGAGCATGCGGTGTCGAAGAAGGACGCGGAGCGGGCGAAGAACATGTTCGCGCTCGGTTTGTTGTCGTGGATGTATTCACGGCCGTACGCGTCGACGCTGCGGTTTTTGGAGCGGAAGTTCGCGGCGCGGCCGGAGTTGGTCGCGGCGAACGTGGCGGCGTTCCGGGCGGGTTGGAATTTCGGGGAGACCACGGAAGACTTCTCGGTGCGGTACGAGGTGGCGCCGGCGCGGATGTTGCCGGGCACCTACCGCAACATCACCGGTAACCAGGCGTTGTCGCTGGGTTTGGTGGCGGCGGGGGTACGGTCGGGGTTGCCGGTGTTTCTGGGCGCGTATCCGATCACGCCGGCCTCGGACATTCTGCACGAGTTGAGTAAGCACAAGCGGTTCGGTGTGGTCACGATGCAGGCCGAGGACGAGATCGCCGCGGTCGGTGCCGCTCTGGGCGCCTCCTACGGTGGCTCGTTGGGGGTGACGACGACCAGCGGCCCGGGTGTGGCGCTCAAGAGTGAGACGATCTCCCTGGCCGTGGCGTTGGAGTTGCCGCTGGTGATCGTGGATGTGCAACGGGCGGGTCCGTCCACGGGGATGCCGACCAAGACCGAGCAGGCCGACCTGAACATGGCCCTGTACGGCCGTCACGGTGAGGCGCCGGTCGCGGTCATCGCTCCCCGCTCGCCGGCGGACTGCTTCTACGCCGCCCTGGAGGCGGCGCGGATCGCGTTGACGTACCGCACCCCGGTGATCCTGTTGTCGGACAACTACGTCGCCAACGGCTCCGAGCCGTGGCTGCTGCCCGACGTCGACTCGCTGCCCGACCTGCGGGTGCAGTTCGCCACCACCCCCAACGGGGAGGACGGGACCACGTTCCTGCCGTACCTGCGTGACCCGCACACCCTGGCCCGGCCGTGGGCGGTGCCGGGCACCGCCGGCCTGGAACACCGCATCGGTGGCCTGGAGAAGGCCGACAAGACCGGTGACATCTCCTACGACCCGGCCAACCACGACTTCATGGTCCGCACCCGCGCCGCCCGCATCGACACCATCCCGGTGCCGGACGTGGAGGTCGAGGACCCCGACGGCGACGCCCGCGTCCTCGTCCTCGGGTGGGGCTCCACCTACGGGCCGATCGGTGCGGCCTGCCGTGGCCTGCGCCAGCGTGGCCTACCCGTCGCGCAGGCCCACCTGCGACACCTCGCCCCGCTACCGGGCAACCTCGCCGACGTGCTGGCCGCCTACGACCGGGTCGTCATCCCCGAGATGAACCTCGGCCAACTCGCCCACGTGATCCGGGCGAAGTACCTGGTCGACGCGATCGGCTACAACCAGGTCCGCGGCCTGCCGTTCACCGCCGCCGAGCTGGAGACGATGCTGGAAGAGGTCTGCAAGAATGTCTGA
- a CDS encoding helix-turn-helix domain-containing protein, with product MKDGIRRAIDAIRDRYEEPLSLDDLARSAMISKFHFLRTFRRVTGVTPGRFLSAVRIHEAKHLLSTTTLSVADISIQVGYGSLGTFTRRFTECVGLSPTAYRRVAQGEPLPENSAASQPLQERPTGSLSGGIHAVPPADSPIFVGVFDSPVPRGRPVTSGLIEQPGPFRLATVPAGRWYLLAAAVGPTTDGHTTPSLLLGISDELRIIPGRHVQVELTIRPPDWRYPPLLSVLPGIERLRVAA from the coding sequence GTGAAAGACGGCATCCGCCGAGCCATTGACGCCATTCGTGACCGGTACGAGGAGCCGTTGAGCCTCGACGACCTGGCCCGGTCCGCAATGATAAGTAAGTTCCACTTTCTGCGGACCTTTCGTCGGGTCACCGGCGTAACGCCGGGGCGCTTCCTCTCCGCGGTCCGCATCCACGAGGCGAAACACCTGCTCTCGACCACCACCCTGAGCGTGGCCGACATCAGCATCCAGGTCGGCTACGGCAGCCTGGGCACCTTCACCCGCCGGTTCACCGAGTGCGTGGGGCTCTCCCCCACCGCCTACCGCCGGGTCGCGCAGGGCGAACCGCTTCCCGAGAACAGCGCCGCCAGCCAGCCGCTCCAGGAGCGGCCCACCGGCAGCCTCTCCGGCGGCATTCATGCGGTCCCGCCGGCCGACTCGCCGATCTTCGTCGGCGTCTTCGACAGCCCCGTTCCCCGGGGGCGTCCGGTCACCTCCGGACTGATCGAGCAGCCTGGGCCGTTCCGGCTGGCCACCGTTCCGGCCGGCCGGTGGTATCTCCTCGCGGCCGCCGTCGGGCCGACCACCGACGGCCACACCACGCCGTCGCTGCTGTTGGGGATCTCCGACGAGCTGCGGATCATCCCTGGGCGGCACGTGCAGGTCGAGCTGACCATCCGGCCGCCCGACTGGCGGTATCCCCCGCTGCTCTCCGTGCTGCCCGGCATCGAACGGCTCCGCGTCGCGGCCTAG
- a CDS encoding thioesterase II family protein, translated as MTTAFSQDVWTRRYHEAGPDAMRLICFPHAGGSASFYFPVSRALAPRVEVLAVQYPGRQERRREPAVNSIHELADQIAAALPYEDWRPTAFFGHSMGATLAFEVADRLERDRGLSPVHVFASGRRAPSRVRVENLHQQGDDAIVAELRRHSATDDRLLDDQELLRMILPALRSDYHAIETYRARPGARLRCPLTVLVGTADPLVTPDEAEAWRTHTTGPTDVRYFPGGHFYLTERMQEVLAVMTEVLTAVPR; from the coding sequence GTGACGACGGCTTTTTCCCAGGACGTCTGGACGCGCCGCTACCACGAGGCTGGCCCGGACGCGATGCGACTGATCTGTTTCCCGCACGCGGGCGGGTCGGCCAGCTTCTACTTTCCGGTGTCCCGCGCGCTCGCGCCGCGCGTCGAGGTGCTGGCCGTGCAGTACCCCGGGCGCCAGGAGCGGCGCCGGGAACCGGCGGTGAACTCCATCCACGAGCTGGCCGACCAGATCGCCGCGGCGCTCCCGTACGAGGACTGGCGACCCACCGCCTTCTTCGGACACAGCATGGGCGCGACCCTGGCCTTCGAGGTGGCCGATCGGCTCGAACGTGACCGAGGGCTGTCGCCGGTGCACGTCTTCGCCTCCGGACGCCGGGCGCCGAGCCGGGTCCGGGTCGAGAACCTGCACCAGCAGGGCGACGACGCGATCGTGGCCGAGCTGCGGCGGCACAGCGCCACCGACGACCGGCTGCTGGACGACCAGGAGCTGCTGCGCATGATCCTCCCCGCGCTGCGATCCGACTACCACGCCATCGAGACCTACCGGGCGCGCCCGGGCGCCCGGCTCCGCTGCCCGCTGACGGTGCTGGTCGGTACGGCCGATCCGCTGGTCACACCCGACGAGGCGGAGGCGTGGCGAACCCACACCACCGGCCCCACCGACGTGCGGTACTTCCCGGGCGGGCACTTCTATCTGACCGAGCGGATGCAGGAGGTCCTCGCGGTGATGACCGAGGTACTCACCGCGGTCCCGCGCTGA